TGTCCGCGGTCGACGTCGTCGCCGCATGATGGGGATCAAGGGGGATCGGGTGCAGCAATCTGAAAAGCGTGGTCTTACGCCACTGCAGCCTGCGCGCTGTCATCCGAGCCCCGCGCGTCGCCACGCGTCCTGGCCGCCCTTCAGGCGATCTCGGTTTTCGTTGTGTTTAGATGGCGGTCTCCTCCTTGCGGTACTGGAAGTCCGTGCCGTCGATCCACATGCGATGCATGATTACGGCGAGACACCGGGCAACGGCTACCTTGGCGCGTTTCATCCCGCGCCTTTTGGCGACCGCGAGCCCCCAGTGTTTGAGCCAGGACCAACGGCGGGTTCGAGTGAGAAGTGCATTGGCGGCCTCGAACAAAAGCCAACGAACCATGGCATCTCCGCACTTGCTGATGGGGCCGCTTCGGTCCTGCTCTCCCGAGGCGTATCTGCGTGGGACAAGCCCGAAGTGGGCGCCGACCATGACCGACTTTTGAGACCGTTCCAGCACGTCGAGTCCTGTCCTGAAAGCGAGGGCGGTAACCGGGCCGACGCCGGGAACGGTCATCAGGCGTCGGCAAACGCTATCATCGCGCGCAGCGGCATGAACCTGCCGGTCGAGCTTGTCGAGTTGTTCGAGCAAGGCTTGGCGCGCAAGCAAGAGCGGCTCGGCGGCTGCGCTGAGGTGCGGGTTATCAGCCGTCAATTCCCGAACCCGCGCCGCGAAAAGGCGTCCGCGCGCCATACCGACCTTGAGGCCGAAAGCTTTCAATGTTCCTCGTACCGTATTGGACAACTGACGGACCTGATGAACCAGGGTCTCCCGATGGGTCAGCACCATCCGGAGCTCCTGACTGCGCGCGGTCTTGACGTGGGTCGCGCGGTACAAACCGGTCCGCATCGCCTGGCTGATCAAGCGGGCGTCGCGACGGTCCGTCTTGACTGGGCTGGCGCTGGCAAAGGCCTTCATTTGCCGGGTCTCGATACAAATCACAGGGAGGCCCCGACTGGACAGTCCTGCGTACAGCCAAGGCGCCAGAGGGCCAGCTTCCAACCCAATTCGCGCAAAGCCACGCCCGCTTTCCTCGAGCCAAGTGGCGACCGCCTCGGGTGTGCTTGACACCTTGCCTTCGCGAATGACGGTTCCCTTTGCATCAATCTCACAGATCGAAATGCTTGCCATCGATACGTCCATTCCAACAAAATACTCCATAGCTGGTCTCCTCTGTTCCATGTCCAGGAATTGACCCGGATCCTTGATCAAGACCGAGTGTGGAGACCAGCTGACTGTCTAGGCAATCCCTGACTGCTCGATTACCGCCATCTGAAAAAGTCCGATTTCGAGCGTGTGGCGACACATGCTTCGACAAGCTCAGCATGAGGGCCTTTGAATTTTCAATATGCTAGAGCGTGTCGTGTTTGATCGGATTCGATCAAACATGAAAAACGTGATCGATTCCAATAAGATCGCGCGTGTCTAGCGAGTCCGATTGGACCCGACACGCGCTAGCCTCACCCTGAGCTTGTCGAAGGGCGAGGCGGGTCGTAGGACAACACTTTTTCAGCAGCCGGTTAGATCCTGATCAGGCTGTGATGCTAAGCAGCATTTGCGCGACTTTGTTGTTGCCGGTCAATCCGCGGAACATGAACTGATAGTCCACTTTCAAGGACATGGCCGCAACCACCCGCCCCTGAGCCGCTTCGAATTCCTGCGCCAGTTCCAACTGCCGCTGCTGCACTTCCTGTGCCCGTTCAATCAACAGCTCATTGACGTCGGAAGTCAGCCCCTTGGCCTCGGTGCTGGCTTTCTCTTCGAAGTATTTCGCAATGGCAAAGGCGCTTTCATAGCGGGCCACCTCGACTTTCGCGGCAGCTTTTGCATCATCCAGGTCCGCCTTGGCGCGGGTCCGACCGTCGGTGGTGTTCAAATTCTCATAGTACCAGGCATTGACGATTTCCAGCCCTTTGCCGGTCAGAGTGCCGGTCAAGGCTTCGGGTGTTCCGGAATCCGGATTGAGGGTGAAGGTCACGCTGCTGCCGGTCACGCTATCGAAGCGCACCCCATGCTCAAGGCTGTAATTCACATTGGTGGGATCGTCCGGATAAGAGTTGTATTGTTTAAGCAGCTTGGACTGATGGTCCGGGATCCAAACCTTATCGTTGGAATCAATGATCTGATAGCTGTCGCCGAGATAGTTTCCCTGCACCCGCTGGGATCCGCCATAGCGGCTGGATTTGTAAAACACATCCGGCTCCAACCGGCTCAGAGGGTTCTTGGTCACGCCCCCGGATTCCGTGGTTGCGTCCAGGCGCTTGAGAAAATTGTCGAAGGTAGTGCCGTAGTTGCCATATCCGCTGTCCGTCTGCTCGGCGGAAACCACCAGCCGGATCATCGCATCGACATTGGATAAAATACTCTTGGCCTGACCGACGGTTTTGGACAGAAACGTGCTGACCTCACCGATATCGGCTTTCAACTTGGTATAAGAGTCGATCTCGGTCTGTTTGCCATTGATTTTGGTTTGATACTCGTTGGAGATCTTGTCACTCTCGGCCTGTATTTTCTTTTGTTGCTGAACCTGCATCTGAGAGAGCAGCATATTCGACGAATACTGCGATACGGTATTCGACGTTTTTCCCGGTATGAGGACGGCCATGGGTTAGAGCTCCTTCTAGCGCTGCGCGGTGTTCTTTCTGAACCCGATTGTCCATCATAGCAGAAAAATACCGTTTCCGAAACGGCAATGAGAAACCCTGGGATTCCTGATATCCGTCCCCCTGGCTTAACACGATTTTAAGGCCACCCGATCATGCTATTGGTTGGCATAAAATGGATAATCTATAAGGACTGTCATGGACATTTCCGTAATTGGATTGGGGAAGCTGGGATCCCCCATGGCCGCGATCATGGCGAGCAAAGGTCATCGGGTCATCGGTGTTGATTACAATGAAACTTTCGTCGCCGACCTGAAAGCCGGACGAGCGCCGGTGGAAGAGCCGGATCTGCAAGACCTGATCCATCAGGCGCAAGGCAACCTGGATGCCACGACGCGCTACGACGACGCCATCGCCCGCTCCACGGCGACCTTTATTATCGTGCCCACGCCAAGCGTCGAGAATGGCGAGTTCACCAATGACTATGTGATCCAGACTCTGGAAGCCATCGGACAGGCCCTACGCAACAAGACCGAGGATCACTTGGTGG
The sequence above is drawn from the Magnetospira sp. QH-2 genome and encodes:
- a CDS encoding IS110 family transposase, whose amino-acid sequence is MEYFVGMDVSMASISICEIDAKGTVIREGKVSSTPEAVATWLEESGRGFARIGLEAGPLAPWLYAGLSSRGLPVICIETRQMKAFASASPVKTDRRDARLISQAMRTGLYRATHVKTARSQELRMVLTHRETLVHQVRQLSNTVRGTLKAFGLKVGMARGRLFAARVRELTADNPHLSAAAEPLLLARQALLEQLDKLDRQVHAAARDDSVCRRLMTVPGVGPVTALAFRTGLDVLERSQKSVMVGAHFGLVPRRYASGEQDRSGPISKCGDAMVRWLLFEAANALLTRTRRWSWLKHWGLAVAKRRGMKRAKVAVARCLAVIMHRMWIDGTDFQYRKEETAI